A part of Gammaproteobacteria bacterium genomic DNA contains:
- a CDS encoding 3-hydroxyanthranilate 3,4-dioxygenase yields MKAVKAPFNLMQWIDEHRNLLRPPVCNQQVYEDAEFIVMVVGGPNSRKDYHYDEGEEFFYQLEGEMLLKTMQDGKAVDIPIREGEIFLLPPRIPHSPQRFADTAGLVIERQRRPGEKDGFMWYCENCNELLYEEYLQLENIVTQLPPLFERFFSNREHRTCQRCGDVMERPES; encoded by the coding sequence ATGAAAGCTGTAAAGGCACCGTTCAACCTGATGCAGTGGATCGACGAACATCGCAACCTGCTGCGACCGCCGGTTTGCAACCAGCAGGTGTACGAGGATGCAGAATTTATCGTCATGGTTGTCGGTGGACCAAACTCGCGTAAGGACTATCACTACGACGAGGGCGAGGAATTTTTCTACCAGCTCGAAGGCGAAATGCTGCTTAAAACCATGCAGGATGGCAAAGCCGTCGACATCCCGATCAGGGAGGGCGAGATCTTCCTGCTTCCGCCACGTATCCCGCACTCGCCACAGCGCTTCGCCGATACTGCCGGTCTGGTCATTGAAAGGCAGCGGCGCCCCGGAGAAAAGGACGGCTTCATGTGGTACTGCGAAAACTGCAACGAGCTGCTCTACGAGGAATACCTGCAGCTGGAAAACATCGTCACCCAGCTACCGCCGCTGTTCGAACGATTTTTCTCGAATCGCGAACATCGCACCTGCCAACGCTGCGGTGACGTGATGGAGCGTCCCGAGTCCTGA
- a CDS encoding aldehyde dehydrogenase gives MEKIYNYINGEVSSPAADDWLDVFEPATGNTYAQAPDSGDTDLDAALAAAQAAFPDWSATPGAQRGLLLNKLADLVEQRADEFAEAESIDTGKPLHMASTVDIPRVSANLRFYAGAAEHFATEAHPMEQGAINYTLRAPLGVIGCISPWNLPLYLLSWKIAPALAAGNTVVAKPSELTPMTAYLFSRLLNLADFPPGVLNIVHGYGAGIGQLLVEAPQIAAISFTGGTRTGEQIQRTTAGSFKKLSLEMGGKNPTLVFADCDWDQTMAGALRAAFTNQGEVCLCGSRILVERSIYDRFRDEFVQRAARLKVGDPNDPATEQGALISQAHMEKVLGCIEQARREGGEILCGGEPVAVPGRCADGWFVAPTVVDGLGPACATNQEEIFGPVTTLQAFDSEDEAVALANQTSYGLAASIWSSDVGRCLRLARHIEAGLIWVNTWMVRDLRTPMGGMKQSGMGREGGFESMRFFTEPKNVCIQYG, from the coding sequence ATGGAAAAAATCTACAATTACATTAACGGCGAAGTCAGCTCACCCGCAGCCGATGACTGGCTCGACGTTTTTGAGCCGGCAACCGGTAACACCTATGCACAGGCGCCCGACTCCGGTGACACCGACCTCGACGCCGCGCTCGCTGCTGCGCAGGCGGCATTTCCGGACTGGTCGGCGACACCGGGCGCACAACGCGGTCTGCTGCTGAACAAGCTGGCCGATCTGGTCGAGCAGCGGGCCGATGAGTTCGCTGAAGCCGAATCGATCGATACCGGCAAGCCACTGCACATGGCGTCCACGGTTGATATACCCAGAGTCTCGGCCAACCTCAGGTTTTATGCCGGTGCTGCTGAGCACTTCGCCACCGAAGCACACCCGATGGAACAGGGTGCGATCAACTACACCCTGCGGGCACCGCTTGGCGTGATTGGCTGCATCTCGCCGTGGAACCTGCCGCTGTACCTGCTGTCGTGGAAAATCGCTCCGGCCCTGGCCGCCGGTAACACGGTGGTGGCCAAACCGTCGGAACTGACGCCAATGACGGCTTACCTGTTCAGTCGCCTGCTCAATCTGGCTGATTTTCCGCCCGGCGTGCTGAACATCGTGCACGGTTACGGTGCCGGGATCGGCCAGCTGCTGGTTGAAGCACCGCAAATCGCCGCCATCTCATTCACCGGCGGCACCCGCACCGGTGAACAGATCCAGCGCACTACGGCCGGCAGCTTCAAGAAACTGTCGCTGGAGATGGGTGGCAAGAACCCGACGCTGGTATTCGCTGACTGCGACTGGGACCAGACCATGGCCGGCGCGCTGCGGGCGGCGTTTACCAACCAGGGTGAAGTGTGCCTGTGCGGTTCACGCATCCTGGTGGAACGCAGCATCTACGATCGCTTCCGTGACGAATTTGTACAGCGCGCTGCGCGACTGAAAGTCGGCGACCCAAACGACCCGGCCACCGAACAGGGCGCGCTGATTTCACAGGCCCATATGGAAAAGGTCCTCGGCTGTATCGAGCAGGCGCGCCGGGAGGGTGGCGAGATACTCTGTGGCGGCGAACCGGTTGCGGTTCCCGGACGCTGCGCCGACGGCTGGTTTGTCGCGCCGACCGTGGTCGATGGGCTCGGCCCTGCCTGCGCCACCAACCAGGAGGAGATCTTTGGCCCGGTAACGACGCTGCAGGCATTCGACAGCGAGGACGAAGCCGTGGCGCTGGCCAACCAGACCAGCTACGGGCTTGCTGCGTCTATCTGGAGCAGCGACGTAGGTCGCTGCCTGCGGCTGGCGCGACACATCGAGGCCGGGCTGATCTGGGTCAATACCTGGATGGTGCGCGACCTGCGCACGCCGATGGGCGGCATGAAACAATCCGGCATGGGTCGCGAAGGCGGCTTCGAATCGATGCGCTTTTTTACTGAGCCGAAAAACGTCTGTATCCAGTATGGCTAG